TTTAGGCAAGATGCCCGGATGTATTAATCACCAAATTCAGCAACCTAGACTTTGATTTTTTCACCATGGACAACTCTTCAATCGTCCTCATTTCAATTCCCGAAGCGCCAGGGGGCCGCCGCAGGCGCCGCAGCGGTAGCGGCGGGGATCCATTTTTCGCTTCCGGTAATGGATCTGCCCGCAGTGAAGGCAGATCAGGGCGTAGCGAACCGGCAGCGACTTGCGCATTCCCGGGAGGGGCGGGGCGTAGCGCAATCCCCCCACTTGGGCGAGCAGTTTGCGGAATTCGGGACTCCGGTGGCGAAAGTCCTTCCCTTCCTGGTGCAGGTGGTAATGGCATAGCTCGTGGCGGATAATGCCCAGCACTGTCTCCTCCCCCGCTTCCAGATAGGCGGGATTGATCTCGATTCGGTGATCCCCGGGAAAATACCGCCCGCCCGTGGTGCGCAGCCGATGGTTAAAGCGGGCGGTATGCCGGAAGGGCTTTCCGAAATCCCGCTCGGAAATCTCCTCCACCCACCGCTGAAGCGCAAAATCGCTCATCTCCCGTTTCCGGCTCACGGGTCCCTCCTCCCGCCCGGGGAATTGCCAAGAATCATACACGGACAACCTCCATTCCACATAA
This genomic interval from Planifilum fimeticola contains the following:
- a CDS encoding SprT family protein, coding for MSDFALQRWVEEISERDFGKPFRHTARFNHRLRTTGGRYFPGDHRIEINPAYLEAGEETVLGIIRHELCHYHLHQEGKDFRHRSPEFRKLLAQVGGLRYAPPLPGMRKSLPVRYALICLHCGQIHYRKRKMDPRRYRCGACGGPLALRELK